In Antennarius striatus isolate MH-2024 chromosome 10, ASM4005453v1, whole genome shotgun sequence, one DNA window encodes the following:
- the zgc:101583 gene encoding magnesium transporter NIPA2 codes for MNSAANVNGVDATFDMEANRLDFYIGLSLAVSSSAFIGTSFILKKKGLLRLASKGSMRAGQGGYAYLKEWLWWAGLISMGAGEAANFAAYAFAPATLVTPLGALSVLVSAVLSSYFLNERLNVHGKIGCLLCVLGSTVMVIHAPQEEEVASLSDMAEKLRDPGFIVFAVCVVGSSLALIFAVAPRFGQKNVLVYILICSVIGSFSVSCVKGLGIGIKELFAGTAVLKEPLFWSLVVCLVICVSIQISYLNKALDIFNTSIVTPIYYVFFTTSVMVCSAILFKEWLRMTIDGALGTVSGFLTIILGIFLLHAFKDITFNWDSLPLYLRKGPQGLPWGDQPYMTLLSQDTQSEDEMKLPGDAGSKRCSIRTRELHKEDQ; via the exons ATGAACTCCGCAGCTAACGTGAACGGCGTAGACGCGACAtttgat ATGGAAGCGAACCGTCTGGACTTCTACATCGGTCTCTCGCTGGCCGTGAGTTCGAGCGCTTTCATCGGAACAAGTTTTATCCTGAAAAAGAAAGGCTTGCTGCGATTGGCCAGCAAGGGTTCAATGCGAGCAG GCCAAGGAGGATATGCTTACCTGAAGGAGTGGCTGTGGTGGGCAGGGCTGATTTCAA TGGGAGCTGGAGAGGCTGCTAACTTTGCTGCGTATGCATTTGCGCCAGCCACACTAGTAACTCCTCTTGGAGCACTGAGTGTCCTTGTGAG TGCTGTACTCTCCTCTTACTTTCTGAACGAGAGATTGAACGTTCATGGCAAAATCggttgtttgctgtgtgtctTGGGATCCACTGTGATGGTGATACATGCCCCGCAGGAAGAGGAGGTCGCATCTCTCAGTGACATGGCTGAGAAGCTCAGAGACCCAG GTTTCATTGTGTTTGCTGTGTGCGTTGTGGGAAGCAGCCTGGCACTTATCTTTGCAGTGGCACCAAGGTTTGGACAGAAGAATGTGCTGGTCTACATCCTtatctgctctgtgattggctcctTCTCTGTGTCTTGTGTCAAGGGCCTGGGCATTGGCATTAAGGAGCTGTTTGCTGGGACAGCAGTGCTGAAGGAACCCCTTTTCTGGTCATTAGTCGTCTGCCTGGTAATCTGTGTCAGCATTCAGATCAGCTATCTGAATAAAGCGCTCGACATTTTTAACACATCTATAGTCACTCCCATCTACTATGTCTTCTTCACCACGTCTGTCATGGTCTGCTCAGCCATTCTTTTCAAAGAATGGTTGCGTATGACTATTGACGGAGCATTGGGAACAGTTAGCGGGTTCCTCACCATCATTTTGGGGATCTTTCTCCTCCATGCTTTCAAGGACATTACGTTTAACTGGGATTCCCTCCCGCTCTACTTGAGGAAAGGTCCTCAGGGCTTGCCATGGGGCGACCAGCCTTATATGACTCTTCTCAGTCAGGACACGCAATCAGAGGATGAGATGAAGCTGCCTGGAGACGCAGGTTCAAAAAGGTGCAGTATACGCACCAGGGAGCTCCATAAAGAGGACCAATAG
- the timm8a gene encoding mitochondrial import inner membrane translocase subunit Tim8 A, whose translation MDGQGSADAAGLQKLIDIESQKQRFHQAVHEIMDICWEKCMDKPGPKLDAKTQNCFSNCVERFIDTSQFILNRIE comes from the exons ATGGATGGTCAAGGATCAGCAGATGCTGCGGGTCTTCAGAAGTTAATCGACATCGAGTCTCAAAAACAGAGATTCCATCAGGCGGTGCACGAAATCATGGATATATGTTGG GAGAAATGTATGGATAAACCTGGGCCAAAGCTGGACGCAAAGACACAAAACTGCTTCAGTAACTGTGTGGAGCGATTTATTGACACCAGTCAATTTATTttgaacagaatagaatag
- the btk gene encoding tyrosine-protein kinase BTK isoform X1 has translation MSECVLEEIFIKRSQQKRKTSPLNYKERWFILTNEKLAYYDFDPEKGKRKGLRGSVDLEKIKCVEIVQPEPNAPQDRIYAFQIVYDEGPLYIFAKSEKVRAQWIKKLKEMVRFNKDLTQKYHPCSWMDGVWLCCQQEVKQAMGCKVLDGKNGFSFKPPGRRVSRKPLPPTPTEETPGRPLPPEPPGPPVSMTVIAQYNYTPVAPQDLELRRDEEYTILDKSDANWWRAKDKYGKEGYIPSNYVVKTEEGLERYEWYCKNVNRSQAEKLLKTENKDGGFMVRDSSKTGKYTVSLFTKSGGEPGGSCRHYNICTSSQNQFYLAEKHNFTTISELINYHQHNAAGMVSRLKHIVSNRARPPSTAGLGYDMWEIDPRDLTFIKELGNGQFGVVQYGKWQGQHDVAIKKIKEGSMSEDDFIDEAKIMMKLCHENLVQLYGVCTKQRPIYIVTEYLSNGCLLVYLREGLKQAPSTVQLLEMCKDVTEGMAYLESKQYIHRDLAARNCLVDSNGTVKVTDFGLSRYVLDDEYTSSAGSKFPVRWSPPEVLLYCKFSSKSDIWAYGVLMWEMYTLGQLPYERLNNTEIVAQVSRGLRLYRPKMANEKVYSIMTSCWLEKAEERPTFEELVLTVQDLLYELQ, from the exons ATGTCAGAATGTGTTCTCGAAGAAATCTTCATCAAGCGATCTCAACAGAAGAGGAAGACCTCTCCTTTGAACTACAAGGAGAGATGGTTCATTCTCACTAATGAAAAATTAGCCTATTATGATTTTGATCCAGAAAAAGGG AAGCGGAAAGGTTTGAGAGGATCGGTTGACCTTGAGAAGATCAAGTGCGTAGAGATTGTCCAGCCAGAACCCAATGCACCGCAGGACCGCATATATGCATTCCAG ATCGTGTATGACGAGGGGCCGCTGTACATTTTTGCAAAGTCTGAGAAGGTTCGGGCTCAGTGGAtaaaaaagctgaaagaaa TGGTGCGCTTCAACAAGGATCTCACACAGAAGTATCATCCTTGTTCCTGGATGGATGGCGTGTGGCTGTGTTGCCAGCAAGAAGTTAAACAAGCGATGGGTTGCAAGGTGCTGGATGGTAAAAACG gcttttcctttaaaccACCTGGACGAAGGGTGTCCAGGAAACCTCTTCCTCCTACCCCAACAGAG GAGACCCCTGGTCGACCTTTACCTCCTGAGCCACCTGGACCACCTGTCAGCATGACTGTCATTGCACAGTATAATTACACACCGGTGGCTCCCCAAGACCTGGAGCTGAGGAGAGATGAAGAGTATACAATCTTGGACAAGTCTGATGCAAACTGGTGGAGAGCAAAAGACAAATATGG TAAGGAAGGGTATATACCTAGTAATTATGTGGTGAAAACTGAAGAAGGTCTAGAAAGATATGA ATGGTATTGCAAGAATGTGAACCGCAGCCAAGCAGAAAAGCTGTTAAAAACTGAG aacAAAGATGGAGGATTCATGGTACGAGACTCAAGCAAAACTGGGAAATATACAGTGTCTTTATTCACCAAAAGTGGGGG GGAACCTGGTGGAAGCTGCAGACATTATAACATCTGCACATCCTCACAGAACCAGTTTTACTTGGCAGAGAAGCATAATTTCACCACCATCTCAGAGCTCATCAACTATCACCAACACAATGCAGCAG GTATGGTTAGCAGGCTGAAACACATTGTATCTAACCGGGCTCGTCCTCCATCAACAGCAGGGCTTGGCTATG ATATGTGGGAGATTGACCCCCGTGACCTTACCTTCATCAAGGAGCTGGGCAATGGTCAGTTTGGAGTGGTACAGTATGGAAAGTGGCAGGGCCAGCATGATGTCGCCATTAAGAAGATTAAAGAGGGCTCCATGTCTGAAGACGACTTCATAGATGAAGCCAAAATCATGAT GAAACTTTGCCATGAGAACCTGGTCCAGCTGTACGGTGTGTGCACTAAACAAAGACCCATTTATATAGTGACCGAGTACCTGTCCAACGGCTGCCTGTTGGTGTACCTCAGGGAGGGCCTAAAGCAGGCCCCATCTACCGTCCAGCTCCTCGAGATGTGTAAAGACGTGACTGAAGGCATGGCCTATCTTGAGTCCAAGCAGTACATTCATAGAGACCTG GCTGCCAGGAACTGTTTGGTAGATAGCAACGGCACGGTGAAAGTGACAGACTTTGGACTATCAAG GTATGTCTTAGATGATGAGTACACAAGCTCAGCAGGATCCAAATTTCCTGTTCGCTGGTCTCCTCCTGAAGTTCTCCTGTACTGCAAATTCAGCAGCAAGTCAGACATATGGGCATATG GGGTTCTCATGTGGGAGATGTACACTTTGGGACAACTTCCATATGAACGCCTTAACAACACGGAAATAGTGGCTCAGGTGTCCAGGGGCCTTCGCCTCTATCGCCCCAAGATGGCCAATGAAAAGGTCTACAGCATTATGACAAGCTGTTGGCTTGAA AAAGCAGAGGAGAGACCCACCTTTGAGGAGCTAGTACTGACTGTTCAGGATTTGTTGTATGAGCTTCAGTAA
- the btk gene encoding tyrosine-protein kinase BTK isoform X2, which translates to MSECVLEEIFIKRSQQKRKTSPLNYKERWFILTNEKLAYYDFDPEKGKRKGLRGSVDLEKIKCVEIVQPEPNAPQDRIYAFQIVYDEGPLYIFAKSEKVRAQWIKKLKEMVRFNKDLTQKYHPCSWMDGVWLCCQQEVKQAMGCKVLDGFSFKPPGRRVSRKPLPPTPTEETPGRPLPPEPPGPPVSMTVIAQYNYTPVAPQDLELRRDEEYTILDKSDANWWRAKDKYGKEGYIPSNYVVKTEEGLERYEWYCKNVNRSQAEKLLKTENKDGGFMVRDSSKTGKYTVSLFTKSGGEPGGSCRHYNICTSSQNQFYLAEKHNFTTISELINYHQHNAAGMVSRLKHIVSNRARPPSTAGLGYDMWEIDPRDLTFIKELGNGQFGVVQYGKWQGQHDVAIKKIKEGSMSEDDFIDEAKIMMKLCHENLVQLYGVCTKQRPIYIVTEYLSNGCLLVYLREGLKQAPSTVQLLEMCKDVTEGMAYLESKQYIHRDLAARNCLVDSNGTVKVTDFGLSRYVLDDEYTSSAGSKFPVRWSPPEVLLYCKFSSKSDIWAYGVLMWEMYTLGQLPYERLNNTEIVAQVSRGLRLYRPKMANEKVYSIMTSCWLEKAEERPTFEELVLTVQDLLYELQ; encoded by the exons ATGTCAGAATGTGTTCTCGAAGAAATCTTCATCAAGCGATCTCAACAGAAGAGGAAGACCTCTCCTTTGAACTACAAGGAGAGATGGTTCATTCTCACTAATGAAAAATTAGCCTATTATGATTTTGATCCAGAAAAAGGG AAGCGGAAAGGTTTGAGAGGATCGGTTGACCTTGAGAAGATCAAGTGCGTAGAGATTGTCCAGCCAGAACCCAATGCACCGCAGGACCGCATATATGCATTCCAG ATCGTGTATGACGAGGGGCCGCTGTACATTTTTGCAAAGTCTGAGAAGGTTCGGGCTCAGTGGAtaaaaaagctgaaagaaa TGGTGCGCTTCAACAAGGATCTCACACAGAAGTATCATCCTTGTTCCTGGATGGATGGCGTGTGGCTGTGTTGCCAGCAAGAAGTTAAACAAGCGATGGGTTGCAAGGTGCTGGATG gcttttcctttaaaccACCTGGACGAAGGGTGTCCAGGAAACCTCTTCCTCCTACCCCAACAGAG GAGACCCCTGGTCGACCTTTACCTCCTGAGCCACCTGGACCACCTGTCAGCATGACTGTCATTGCACAGTATAATTACACACCGGTGGCTCCCCAAGACCTGGAGCTGAGGAGAGATGAAGAGTATACAATCTTGGACAAGTCTGATGCAAACTGGTGGAGAGCAAAAGACAAATATGG TAAGGAAGGGTATATACCTAGTAATTATGTGGTGAAAACTGAAGAAGGTCTAGAAAGATATGA ATGGTATTGCAAGAATGTGAACCGCAGCCAAGCAGAAAAGCTGTTAAAAACTGAG aacAAAGATGGAGGATTCATGGTACGAGACTCAAGCAAAACTGGGAAATATACAGTGTCTTTATTCACCAAAAGTGGGGG GGAACCTGGTGGAAGCTGCAGACATTATAACATCTGCACATCCTCACAGAACCAGTTTTACTTGGCAGAGAAGCATAATTTCACCACCATCTCAGAGCTCATCAACTATCACCAACACAATGCAGCAG GTATGGTTAGCAGGCTGAAACACATTGTATCTAACCGGGCTCGTCCTCCATCAACAGCAGGGCTTGGCTATG ATATGTGGGAGATTGACCCCCGTGACCTTACCTTCATCAAGGAGCTGGGCAATGGTCAGTTTGGAGTGGTACAGTATGGAAAGTGGCAGGGCCAGCATGATGTCGCCATTAAGAAGATTAAAGAGGGCTCCATGTCTGAAGACGACTTCATAGATGAAGCCAAAATCATGAT GAAACTTTGCCATGAGAACCTGGTCCAGCTGTACGGTGTGTGCACTAAACAAAGACCCATTTATATAGTGACCGAGTACCTGTCCAACGGCTGCCTGTTGGTGTACCTCAGGGAGGGCCTAAAGCAGGCCCCATCTACCGTCCAGCTCCTCGAGATGTGTAAAGACGTGACTGAAGGCATGGCCTATCTTGAGTCCAAGCAGTACATTCATAGAGACCTG GCTGCCAGGAACTGTTTGGTAGATAGCAACGGCACGGTGAAAGTGACAGACTTTGGACTATCAAG GTATGTCTTAGATGATGAGTACACAAGCTCAGCAGGATCCAAATTTCCTGTTCGCTGGTCTCCTCCTGAAGTTCTCCTGTACTGCAAATTCAGCAGCAAGTCAGACATATGGGCATATG GGGTTCTCATGTGGGAGATGTACACTTTGGGACAACTTCCATATGAACGCCTTAACAACACGGAAATAGTGGCTCAGGTGTCCAGGGGCCTTCGCCTCTATCGCCCCAAGATGGCCAATGAAAAGGTCTACAGCATTATGACAAGCTGTTGGCTTGAA AAAGCAGAGGAGAGACCCACCTTTGAGGAGCTAGTACTGACTGTTCAGGATTTGTTGTATGAGCTTCAGTAA
- the rpl36a gene encoding large ribosomal subunit protein eL42: protein MVNVPKTRRTYCKKCKKHQPHKVTQYKKGKDSLYAQGKRRYDRKQSGYGGQTKPIFRKKAKTTKKIVLRLECVEHNCRSKRMLAIKRCKHFELGGDKKRKGQVIQF from the exons ATG gtgaatGTCCCAAAGACCCGCAGGACTTACTGCAAGAAGTGCAAGAAGCACCAACCCCACAAAGTTACCCAGTACAAGAAGGGAAAGGATTCCCTCTATGCCCAGG GTAAGAGGAGATATGACAGAAAGCAGAGTGGTTATGGTGGTCAGACGAAGCCCATTTTCCGAAAGAAG GCTAAGACTACCAAGAAAATTGTGTTGAGACTTGAGTGTGTGGAGCACAACTGCAGATCCAAGAGAATGCTGGCCATCAAGAGATGCAAGCACTTCGAGTTGGGTGGTGACAAGAAGAGAAAG GGCCAGGTCATCCAGTTCTAA